Proteins from a genomic interval of Diprion similis isolate iyDipSimi1 chromosome 10, iyDipSimi1.1, whole genome shotgun sequence:
- the LOC124411720 gene encoding sorting nexin-24-like isoform X5, which translates to MYQVSITGYRLVEVSYTKPYHVYTIEVLQPNSSVRHIVEKRYSEFNSLHRMLKKDTETAPFPPKRVRNSQLKVLEQRRSALESYMQKMLSLSSTKQQVLNFLGIENRAQNTSERMNGQVGIGDTKHVRSPTLRHHPVLTFQCDPYIRPNTTSSLPDIVTNGVLVENSMKVSIAFTQIYLAHYADSLLPRKLIAVCLTVSGGIMLLFGQTDNYDVMVVLLVVSGLFQGLIWPSLCKGSPDLFYSG; encoded by the exons ATGTATCAAGTTTCTATCACTGGATATCGCTTAGTTGAAGTGTCGTACACTAAACCATACCACGTTTACACAATCGAGGTTTTACAACCAAATTCAAGTGTCAGGCACATCGTCGAGAAGAGGTACAGTGAGTTCAACAGTCTTCATCGTATG CTGAAGAAAGATACAGAGACTGCTCCTTTTCCCCCAAAACGTGTCAGAAATTCTCAACTCAAAGTATTGGAACAAAGAAGATCGGCATTAGAATCGTACATGCAAAAGATGCTCAGCCTTTCCTCTACAAAACAGCAAGTTCTCAATTTTTTAGGGATTGAAAACCGTGCTCAAAACACAAGTGAAAG AATGAATGGCCAAGTAGGTATCGGCGATACGAAACACGTCCGGTCTCCGACGTTGAGACATCATCCGGTATTGACTTTTCAATGCGACCCATAtattcggccaaatactacgTCCAGTCTTCCAGATATTGTAACAAACGGAGTACTTGTCG AAAACTCTATGAAGGTCTCGATCGCGTTTACCCAAATATATCTTGCTCATTATGCAGACAGTCTTCTACCACGGAAGTTGATCGCAGTATGCCTGACAGTTTCAGGAGGAATAATGTTACTTTTTGGGCAAACAGACAATTACGATGTGATGGTCGTATTGCTAGTGGTCTCAGGATTGTTTCAAGGACTGATATGGCCATCTTTAtgcaaa GGATCTccggatttattttattctggcTAA
- the LOC124411719 gene encoding actin-binding protein IPP: MRLKGKNNNKSFNSVYKVLSRICRAVDKGQLDGFMADGAVPPLKSGHNSKTMGYVAQPVKQAGVQPVKQATDVSSTVYAVGQYAPKVLKNLNAQRLKNQFSDVGLVAGGIVIRAHRSVLAAGSAYFNAMFTGGLVEEQQELVEIHSISAKILSLLIDFIYTGNVEITQDNVQELFAAADMLELDEVVSGCITYLQQQLHSSNALGIYRFAEAHNTPNLLMTALRFIEINFPQVSQEEEFLDLPKEQLVKLISSEYIHVDTEFQVFQAAHNWIVHDIPARRCYVFEVLRYVRLRLCSIARLERVILDSKDASLSVALRSILKDLITNKGCLVPLHEQPRLCAKKNILVIGGSKREPSADSWGRAAESTYDTIEKYDTFTGEWSKVAPIGIGRILPGVALLDGKVYVVGGELESRIIGDGECYNPRDDVWTTIACMIEPRCALGLCAIENSLYAFGGWVGEDIGGSIEVYDPIADSWSLDGELPEPRFSMGVVAYEGLIYIVGGCTHNSRHRQDVMSYNPITREWSYLASMLTPRMQMGIAILDGYIYVVGGINKNQEVLTSVERYSFDKNKWSTVAPMNVGRSYPAVAAADGRLYVIGGDQSREINFYRTQITISTVECYDPHLNAWHECASLPTSRGEAAAIIAPF, encoded by the exons ATGCGTTTGAAggggaaaaacaacaacaagtcCTTCAACAGCGTCTACAAGGTGCTGTCGCGTATATGTC GAGCTGTTGATAAAGGCCAACTCGATGGTTTCATGGCTGATGGTGCAGTGCCTCCACTAAAAAGTGGCCACAATTCTAAAACCATGGGATACGTGGCTCAACCAGTTAAACAAGCTGGAGTTCAGCCAGTTAAACAGGCGACGGATGTTTCCAGTACTGTATATGCGGTCGGACAGTACGCGCcgaaagtattgaaaaatttgaatgctCAAAGATTGAAGAATCAGTTTAGCGACGTTGGCTTAGTCGCCGGTGGAATTGTTATCAGAGCTCATAGATCGGTTCTGGCTGCTGGTAGTGCTTATTTCAATGCAATGTTCACTGGAGGTCTAGTTGAAGAACAACAAGAGTTAGTAGAGATACATTCGATCTCTGCTAAAATCCTATCGCTCCTCATAGATTTTATATATACTGGAAATGTAGAAATTACTCAGGACAATGTTCAAGAATTGTTTGCTGCTGCGGACATGCTAGAATTAGATGAGGTTGTTTCAGGCTGTATTACCTATCTACAGCAACAACTTCATTCAAGCAACGCACTCGGAATTTATAG GTTTGCTGAAGCACACAATACGCCTAATCTGCTGATGACTGCCTTacgttttattgaaattaattttcctcaAGTTTCCCAAGAAGAGGAATTCCTAGACCTGCCTAAGGAACAACTTGTGAAACTCATTTCTAGTGAATATATTCATGTTGATACTGAATTCCAG GTGTTTCAAGCGGCTCATAACTGGATTGTTCATGATATACCAGCGAGGCGTTGCTACGTATTTGAGGTGCTGCGTTATGTAAGACTACGTCTGTGTTCGATCGCACGTTTGGAAAGAGTTATCTTGGACAGTAAAGATGCGAGCCTGAGTGTAGCCTTACGATCGATTTTAAAAGACTTAATAACCAACAAAGGTTGCCTGGTGCCGCTTCATGAGCAACCTAGACTTTGCgctaagaaaaatattttagttaTTGGTGGTTCCAAGCGAGAACCTTCTGCTGACAGTTGGGGAAGAGCTGCAGAAAGTACTTATGacacaattgaaaaatacgaCACATTTACTGG AGAATGGAGCAAAGTCGCGCCGATTGGTATCGGGAGAATATTACCTGGTGTAGCATTACTGGATGGGAAGGTGTACGTGGTCGGTGGTGAACTGGAATCACGTATAATTGGCGATGGAGAGTGTTACAATCCTCGGGATGACGTTTGGACCACCATTGCTTGCATGATAGAGCCACGCTGCGCGCTAGGTCTCTGTGCTATAGAAAACAGCTTGTACGCTTTTGGTGGCTGGGTGGGTGAAGATATTGGTGGTTCTATCGAGGTGTACGATCCAATTGCTGATTCGTGGAGTTTGGATGGAGAATTGCCTGAACCTCGGTTTAGCATGGGCGTTGTCGCATATGAAG GTTTGATATATATTGTTGGCGGATGTACCCACAATAGCAGACACCGTCAAGATGTTATGAGCTACAACCCAATCACCAGAGAGTGGAGTTATCTTGCTTCCATGTTGACTCCTCGGATGCAAATGGGCATAGCTATACTCGATGGTTACATTTACGTTGTCGGTGGCATAAACAAAAATCAGGAGGTCCTGACATCCGTTGAGAGATATTCATTTGATAAG AATAAGTGGAGTACGGTTGCTCCGATGAATGTGGGGCGGTCGTATCCTGCCGTAGCTGCAGCTGACGGTCGACTTTATGTGATAGGTGGTGATCAGTCACGGGAAATAAACTTTTATCGGACACAAATAACAATCTCAACAGTCGAATGCTACGATCCGCATTTGAACGCATGGCATGAATGTGCTTCTCTACCAACAAGCAGAGGCGAAGCTGCAGCAATTATTGCACCCTTctga
- the LOC124411720 gene encoding putative glycerol-3-phosphate transporter 5 isoform X2 yields the protein MYQVSITGYRLVEVSYTKPYHVYTIEVLQPNSSVRHIVEKRYSEFNSLHRMLKKDTETAPFPPKRVRNSQLKVLEQRRSALESYMQKMLSLSSTKQQVLNFLGIENRAQNTSERMNGQVGIGDTKHVRSPTLRHHPVLTFQCDPYIRPNTTSSLPDIVTNGVLVDSLLPRKLIAVCLTVSGGIMLLFGQTDNYDVMVVLLVVSGLFQGLIWPSLCKVFFFWIQDSRLNTFFGLLSLAEYSGSLMANYLAIFLLKKFSWTFVYPPLSTIVIIVSLLALLSLYLPWELHIDVPGRNTQNKLSRRTSWMEIWTLPGVSDLSITVFSLRLVRSAIVFWVPNFFVQKVGYDTHKAQVALSIYKIGHLLGCIGLGLTARKETVLIQSLILLGIGISGFILFWLTISWGYLWSINLLAMVGFAIGGPAAALSASFAVSLGELDGWKSGGAVVGMVSGFGGLGEVFERAVVTFVIETYGWNSMFVLLINLLCFSAFLVNRAHFATSNKLINGRQYVI from the exons ATGTATCAAGTTTCTATCACTGGATATCGCTTAGTTGAAGTGTCGTACACTAAACCATACCACGTTTACACAATCGAGGTTTTACAACCAAATTCAAGTGTCAGGCACATCGTCGAGAAGAGGTACAGTGAGTTCAACAGTCTTCATCGTATG CTGAAGAAAGATACAGAGACTGCTCCTTTTCCCCCAAAACGTGTCAGAAATTCTCAACTCAAAGTATTGGAACAAAGAAGATCGGCATTAGAATCGTACATGCAAAAGATGCTCAGCCTTTCCTCTACAAAACAGCAAGTTCTCAATTTTTTAGGGATTGAAAACCGTGCTCAAAACACAAGTGAAAG AATGAATGGCCAAGTAGGTATCGGCGATACGAAACACGTCCGGTCTCCGACGTTGAGACATCATCCGGTATTGACTTTTCAATGCGACCCATAtattcggccaaatactacgTCCAGTCTTCCAGATATTGTAACAAACGGAGTACTTGTCG ACAGTCTTCTACCACGGAAGTTGATCGCAGTATGCCTGACAGTTTCAGGAGGAATAATGTTACTTTTTGGGCAAACAGACAATTACGATGTGATGGTCGTATTGCTAGTGGTCTCAGGATTGTTTCAAGGACTGATATGGCCATCTTTAtgcaaagtattttttttctggatcCAAGATTCGAGATTAAATACGTTTTTTGGACTTCTTTCGCTAGCCGAATATTCCGGTAGTTTGATGGCCAATTATCTGgctatatttttattgaaaaaattttcctggaCTTTTGTCTACCCCCCCTTGAGTACTATCGTCATTATCGTTTCTCTTCTTGCTCTTTTGAGCCTGTACCTTCCTTGGGAACTTCATATTGATGTACCAGGTAGAAATACACAGAATAAGTTATCCCGCCGAACCTCGTGGATGGAAATATGGACACTGCCTGGGGTCTCGGATCTTTCGATTacagttttttctcttcgactGGTCAGGAGCGCAATCGTATTCTGGGTTCCAAATTTCTTTGTACAAAAAGTTGGATATGACACTCACAAAGCCCAGGTAGCCTTGAGTATCTATAAAATCGGTCATTTGCTCGGCTGCATTGGGCTGGGGTTGACGGCGCGAAAGGAGACTGTTCTCATACAGAGTCTAATTTTACTTGGTATAGGGATCTccggatttattttattctggcTAACGATATCTTGGGGATACTTGTGGAGCATTAACTTGCTCGCCATGGTTGGTTTTGCAATCGGTGGACCGGCTGCAGCCCTCAGTGCCTCTTTTGCAGTTTCTTTAGGTGAATTGGATGGCTGGAAGTCAGGAGGAGCAGTCGTTGGAATGGTAAGCGGATTCGGTGGTCTTGGAGAAGTGTTTGAAAGAGCTGTCGTCACATTTGTTATCGAAACTTACGGGTGGAACTCAATGTTCGTACTGTTGATAAATTTGTTATGTTTTAGTGCCTTTTTAGTAAATAGAGCACATTTTGCGACCAGTAATAAGCTCATAAATGGCAGACAATacgttatataa
- the LOC124411720 gene encoding sorting nexin-24-like isoform X4, giving the protein MYQVSITGYRLVEVSYTKPYHVYTIEVLQPNSSVRHIVEKRYSEFNSLHRMLKKDTETAPFPPKRVRNSQLKVLEQRRSALESYMQKMLSLSSTKQQVLNFLGIENRAQNTSERMNGQVGIGDTKHVRSPTLRHHPVLTFQCDPYIRPNTTSSLPDIVTNGVLVENSMKVSIAFTQIYLAHYADSLLPRKLIAVCLTVSGGIMLLFGQTDNYDVMVVLLVVSGLFQGLIWPSLCKVEIHRISYPAEPRGWKYGHCLGSRIFRLQFFLFDWSGAQSYSGFQISLYKKDLRIYFILANDILGILVEH; this is encoded by the exons ATGTATCAAGTTTCTATCACTGGATATCGCTTAGTTGAAGTGTCGTACACTAAACCATACCACGTTTACACAATCGAGGTTTTACAACCAAATTCAAGTGTCAGGCACATCGTCGAGAAGAGGTACAGTGAGTTCAACAGTCTTCATCGTATG CTGAAGAAAGATACAGAGACTGCTCCTTTTCCCCCAAAACGTGTCAGAAATTCTCAACTCAAAGTATTGGAACAAAGAAGATCGGCATTAGAATCGTACATGCAAAAGATGCTCAGCCTTTCCTCTACAAAACAGCAAGTTCTCAATTTTTTAGGGATTGAAAACCGTGCTCAAAACACAAGTGAAAG AATGAATGGCCAAGTAGGTATCGGCGATACGAAACACGTCCGGTCTCCGACGTTGAGACATCATCCGGTATTGACTTTTCAATGCGACCCATAtattcggccaaatactacgTCCAGTCTTCCAGATATTGTAACAAACGGAGTACTTGTCG AAAACTCTATGAAGGTCTCGATCGCGTTTACCCAAATATATCTTGCTCATTATGCAGACAGTCTTCTACCACGGAAGTTGATCGCAGTATGCCTGACAGTTTCAGGAGGAATAATGTTACTTTTTGGGCAAACAGACAATTACGATGTGATGGTCGTATTGCTAGTGGTCTCAGGATTGTTTCAAGGACTGATATGGCCATCTTTAtgcaaa GTAGAAATACACAGAATAAGTTATCCCGCCGAACCTCGTGGATGGAAATATGGACACTGCCTGGGGTCTCGGATCTTTCGATTacagttttttctcttcgactGGTCAGGAGCGCAATCGTATTCTGGGTTCCAAATTTCTTTGTACAAAAA GGATCTccggatttattttattctggcTAACGATATCTTGGGGATACTTGTGGAGCATTAA
- the LOC124411720 gene encoding putative glycerol-3-phosphate transporter 5 isoform X1, which produces MYQVSITGYRLVEVSYTKPYHVYTIEVLQPNSSVRHIVEKRYSEFNSLHRMLKKDTETAPFPPKRVRNSQLKVLEQRRSALESYMQKMLSLSSTKQQVLNFLGIENRAQNTSERMNGQVGIGDTKHVRSPTLRHHPVLTFQCDPYIRPNTTSSLPDIVTNGVLVENSMKVSIAFTQIYLAHYADSLLPRKLIAVCLTVSGGIMLLFGQTDNYDVMVVLLVVSGLFQGLIWPSLCKVFFFWIQDSRLNTFFGLLSLAEYSGSLMANYLAIFLLKKFSWTFVYPPLSTIVIIVSLLALLSLYLPWELHIDVPGRNTQNKLSRRTSWMEIWTLPGVSDLSITVFSLRLVRSAIVFWVPNFFVQKVGYDTHKAQVALSIYKIGHLLGCIGLGLTARKETVLIQSLILLGIGISGFILFWLTISWGYLWSINLLAMVGFAIGGPAAALSASFAVSLGELDGWKSGGAVVGMVSGFGGLGEVFERAVVTFVIETYGWNSMFVLLINLLCFSAFLVNRAHFATSNKLINGRQYVI; this is translated from the exons ATGTATCAAGTTTCTATCACTGGATATCGCTTAGTTGAAGTGTCGTACACTAAACCATACCACGTTTACACAATCGAGGTTTTACAACCAAATTCAAGTGTCAGGCACATCGTCGAGAAGAGGTACAGTGAGTTCAACAGTCTTCATCGTATG CTGAAGAAAGATACAGAGACTGCTCCTTTTCCCCCAAAACGTGTCAGAAATTCTCAACTCAAAGTATTGGAACAAAGAAGATCGGCATTAGAATCGTACATGCAAAAGATGCTCAGCCTTTCCTCTACAAAACAGCAAGTTCTCAATTTTTTAGGGATTGAAAACCGTGCTCAAAACACAAGTGAAAG AATGAATGGCCAAGTAGGTATCGGCGATACGAAACACGTCCGGTCTCCGACGTTGAGACATCATCCGGTATTGACTTTTCAATGCGACCCATAtattcggccaaatactacgTCCAGTCTTCCAGATATTGTAACAAACGGAGTACTTGTCG AAAACTCTATGAAGGTCTCGATCGCGTTTACCCAAATATATCTTGCTCATTATGCAGACAGTCTTCTACCACGGAAGTTGATCGCAGTATGCCTGACAGTTTCAGGAGGAATAATGTTACTTTTTGGGCAAACAGACAATTACGATGTGATGGTCGTATTGCTAGTGGTCTCAGGATTGTTTCAAGGACTGATATGGCCATCTTTAtgcaaagtattttttttctggatcCAAGATTCGAGATTAAATACGTTTTTTGGACTTCTTTCGCTAGCCGAATATTCCGGTAGTTTGATGGCCAATTATCTGgctatatttttattgaaaaaattttcctggaCTTTTGTCTACCCCCCCTTGAGTACTATCGTCATTATCGTTTCTCTTCTTGCTCTTTTGAGCCTGTACCTTCCTTGGGAACTTCATATTGATGTACCAGGTAGAAATACACAGAATAAGTTATCCCGCCGAACCTCGTGGATGGAAATATGGACACTGCCTGGGGTCTCGGATCTTTCGATTacagttttttctcttcgactGGTCAGGAGCGCAATCGTATTCTGGGTTCCAAATTTCTTTGTACAAAAAGTTGGATATGACACTCACAAAGCCCAGGTAGCCTTGAGTATCTATAAAATCGGTCATTTGCTCGGCTGCATTGGGCTGGGGTTGACGGCGCGAAAGGAGACTGTTCTCATACAGAGTCTAATTTTACTTGGTATAGGGATCTccggatttattttattctggcTAACGATATCTTGGGGATACTTGTGGAGCATTAACTTGCTCGCCATGGTTGGTTTTGCAATCGGTGGACCGGCTGCAGCCCTCAGTGCCTCTTTTGCAGTTTCTTTAGGTGAATTGGATGGCTGGAAGTCAGGAGGAGCAGTCGTTGGAATGGTAAGCGGATTCGGTGGTCTTGGAGAAGTGTTTGAAAGAGCTGTCGTCACATTTGTTATCGAAACTTACGGGTGGAACTCAATGTTCGTACTGTTGATAAATTTGTTATGTTTTAGTGCCTTTTTAGTAAATAGAGCACATTTTGCGACCAGTAATAAGCTCATAAATGGCAGACAATacgttatataa
- the LOC124411720 gene encoding putative glycerol-3-phosphate transporter 5 isoform X3, which produces MQKMLSLSSTKQQVLNFLGIENRAQNTSERMNGQVGIGDTKHVRSPTLRHHPVLTFQCDPYIRPNTTSSLPDIVTNGVLVENSMKVSIAFTQIYLAHYADSLLPRKLIAVCLTVSGGIMLLFGQTDNYDVMVVLLVVSGLFQGLIWPSLCKVFFFWIQDSRLNTFFGLLSLAEYSGSLMANYLAIFLLKKFSWTFVYPPLSTIVIIVSLLALLSLYLPWELHIDVPGRNTQNKLSRRTSWMEIWTLPGVSDLSITVFSLRLVRSAIVFWVPNFFVQKVGYDTHKAQVALSIYKIGHLLGCIGLGLTARKETVLIQSLILLGIGISGFILFWLTISWGYLWSINLLAMVGFAIGGPAAALSASFAVSLGELDGWKSGGAVVGMVSGFGGLGEVFERAVVTFVIETYGWNSMFVLLINLLCFSAFLVNRAHFATSNKLINGRQYVI; this is translated from the exons ATGCAAAAGATGCTCAGCCTTTCCTCTACAAAACAGCAAGTTCTCAATTTTTTAGGGATTGAAAACCGTGCTCAAAACACAAGTGAAAG AATGAATGGCCAAGTAGGTATCGGCGATACGAAACACGTCCGGTCTCCGACGTTGAGACATCATCCGGTATTGACTTTTCAATGCGACCCATAtattcggccaaatactacgTCCAGTCTTCCAGATATTGTAACAAACGGAGTACTTGTCG AAAACTCTATGAAGGTCTCGATCGCGTTTACCCAAATATATCTTGCTCATTATGCAGACAGTCTTCTACCACGGAAGTTGATCGCAGTATGCCTGACAGTTTCAGGAGGAATAATGTTACTTTTTGGGCAAACAGACAATTACGATGTGATGGTCGTATTGCTAGTGGTCTCAGGATTGTTTCAAGGACTGATATGGCCATCTTTAtgcaaagtattttttttctggatcCAAGATTCGAGATTAAATACGTTTTTTGGACTTCTTTCGCTAGCCGAATATTCCGGTAGTTTGATGGCCAATTATCTGgctatatttttattgaaaaaattttcctggaCTTTTGTCTACCCCCCCTTGAGTACTATCGTCATTATCGTTTCTCTTCTTGCTCTTTTGAGCCTGTACCTTCCTTGGGAACTTCATATTGATGTACCAGGTAGAAATACACAGAATAAGTTATCCCGCCGAACCTCGTGGATGGAAATATGGACACTGCCTGGGGTCTCGGATCTTTCGATTacagttttttctcttcgactGGTCAGGAGCGCAATCGTATTCTGGGTTCCAAATTTCTTTGTACAAAAAGTTGGATATGACACTCACAAAGCCCAGGTAGCCTTGAGTATCTATAAAATCGGTCATTTGCTCGGCTGCATTGGGCTGGGGTTGACGGCGCGAAAGGAGACTGTTCTCATACAGAGTCTAATTTTACTTGGTATAGGGATCTccggatttattttattctggcTAACGATATCTTGGGGATACTTGTGGAGCATTAACTTGCTCGCCATGGTTGGTTTTGCAATCGGTGGACCGGCTGCAGCCCTCAGTGCCTCTTTTGCAGTTTCTTTAGGTGAATTGGATGGCTGGAAGTCAGGAGGAGCAGTCGTTGGAATGGTAAGCGGATTCGGTGGTCTTGGAGAAGTGTTTGAAAGAGCTGTCGTCACATTTGTTATCGAAACTTACGGGTGGAACTCAATGTTCGTACTGTTGATAAATTTGTTATGTTTTAGTGCCTTTTTAGTAAATAGAGCACATTTTGCGACCAGTAATAAGCTCATAAATGGCAGACAATacgttatataa